A genome region from Kogia breviceps isolate mKogBre1 chromosome 13, mKogBre1 haplotype 1, whole genome shotgun sequence includes the following:
- the IRAK1BP1 gene encoding interleukin-1 receptor-associated kinase 1-binding protein 1 isoform X2, with protein sequence MSLEQAPQSRVFVELVPWADRGRENYLLSGGETLPGPRRPLASAQAQTATREVHVSGTAEVSAIPDRAQVVVQMSSTKEAAAEAKKSVCRRLDYITQTLQQQGVQVCITFTEFGKMQNICNFLVEKLDSSVVISQPQFYHTPGSVENLRRQACVVAVENAWRKAQEVCNLVGQTLGKPLLIKEEEMKEWEGQTDDHHSSRLSSSLTVQQKIKSATIHAASKVFITFEVKGRDKKKNRI encoded by the exons ATGTCTTTGGAACAGGCCCCTCAGTCCCGGGTATTCGTGGAACTGGTTCCCTGGGCTGACCGGGGCCGGGAGAACTATCTACTCTCGGGCGGAGAGACGCTGCCCGGCCCCCGCCGCCCTCTCGCCTCAGCGCAGGCCCAGACTGCCACCCGCGAGGTGCATGTGAGCGGCACTGCGGAGGTGTCTGCTATCCCCGACCGGGCGCAGGTGGTCGTGCAGATGAGCAGCACCAAGGAGGCGGCAGCCGAGGCCAAGAAGAGCGTTTGCCGCCGCCTGGACTACATCACGCAGACCCTCCAGCAGCAGGGCGTGCAG GTCTGCATTACATTTACTGAATTCGGAAAAATGCAAAACATTTGTAACTTTCTTGTTGAAAAGCTAGATAGCTCTGTTGTCatcagccaaccccagttctatCATACTCCAGGTTCTGTTGAGAATCTTCG ACGGCAAGCCTGTGTTGTGGCTGTAGAAAATGCATGGCGCAAAGCTCAAGAAGTCTGTAATCTTGTTGGCCAAACTCTAGGAAAACCTTTAttaatcaaagaagaagaaatgaaagaatgggAAGGCCAAACAGATGATCACCACTCATCCAGACTCTCAAGTTCGTTAACTGtacaacaaaaaatcaaaagtgCAACAATACATGCTGCTTCCAAAGTATTTATAACTTTTGAAGTAAAGGggagagacaagaaaaaaaaccgTATCTGA
- the IRAK1BP1 gene encoding interleukin-1 receptor-associated kinase 1-binding protein 1 isoform X1 yields the protein MSLEQAPQSRVFVELVPWADRGRENYLLSGGETLPGPRRPLASAQAQTATREVHVSGTAEVSAIPDRAQVVVQMSSTKEAAAEAKKSVCRRLDYITQTLQQQGVQSENVTVTKDFQRVENAYHMEAEVCITFTEFGKMQNICNFLVEKLDSSVVISQPQFYHTPGSVENLRRQACVVAVENAWRKAQEVCNLVGQTLGKPLLIKEEEMKEWEGQTDDHHSSRLSSSLTVQQKIKSATIHAASKVFITFEVKGRDKKKNRI from the exons ATGTCTTTGGAACAGGCCCCTCAGTCCCGGGTATTCGTGGAACTGGTTCCCTGGGCTGACCGGGGCCGGGAGAACTATCTACTCTCGGGCGGAGAGACGCTGCCCGGCCCCCGCCGCCCTCTCGCCTCAGCGCAGGCCCAGACTGCCACCCGCGAGGTGCATGTGAGCGGCACTGCGGAGGTGTCTGCTATCCCCGACCGGGCGCAGGTGGTCGTGCAGATGAGCAGCACCAAGGAGGCGGCAGCCGAGGCCAAGAAGAGCGTTTGCCGCCGCCTGGACTACATCACGCAGACCCTCCAGCAGCAGGGCGTGCAG TCAGAAAATGTAACTGTGACAAAGGATTTTCAAAGGGTAGAAAATGCTTATCACATGGAAGCAGAG GTCTGCATTACATTTACTGAATTCGGAAAAATGCAAAACATTTGTAACTTTCTTGTTGAAAAGCTAGATAGCTCTGTTGTCatcagccaaccccagttctatCATACTCCAGGTTCTGTTGAGAATCTTCG ACGGCAAGCCTGTGTTGTGGCTGTAGAAAATGCATGGCGCAAAGCTCAAGAAGTCTGTAATCTTGTTGGCCAAACTCTAGGAAAACCTTTAttaatcaaagaagaagaaatgaaagaatgggAAGGCCAAACAGATGATCACCACTCATCCAGACTCTCAAGTTCGTTAACTGtacaacaaaaaatcaaaagtgCAACAATACATGCTGCTTCCAAAGTATTTATAACTTTTGAAGTAAAGGggagagacaagaaaaaaaaccgTATCTGA